The following proteins are encoded in a genomic region of Gigantopelta aegis isolate Gae_Host unplaced genomic scaffold, Gae_host_genome ctg4969_pilon_pilon, whole genome shotgun sequence:
- the LOC121366191 gene encoding myb-like protein X encodes MKKRNKTHRRANQNALFDDDLFQEEPKEKKKKEQEVVQKSSTLFEDSLEEREDKMATQKKKKALKKKKDSSIDNEEVAITKKTDSKEKESVENKLPVSKKQEDKNLKDETIKDSKNESEKDITSWKKKLEEKRHDKEKEGQKRESYQI; translated from the exons atgaaaaaaagaaacaagactCATCGAAGAGCAAATCAAAATGCTCTATTTGATGATGATCTCTTTCAAGAAGAaccaaaagaaaagaagaaaaaggaacaAGAAGTAGTTCAAAAATCGTCAACACTCTTTGAGGACTCTTtagaagagagagaagacaaGATGGCAACCCA aaagaagaagaaagccttgaagaagaaaaaggactCTTCCATTGATAATGAAGAAGTAGCaataacaaagaaaacagaTTCTAAGGAGAAAGAGTCTGTTGAAAACAAACTACCTGTATCAAAGAAGCAAGAAGATAAGAACTTAAAAGATGAAACAATAAAGGACTCTAAGAATGAATCTGAAAAAGATATAACTTCTTGGAAGAAGAAATTAGAAGAGAAAAGACATGACAAGGAGAAAGAGGGTCAAAAAAGAGAAAGCTACCAAATCTGA